Part of the Lycium ferocissimum isolate CSIRO_LF1 chromosome 6, AGI_CSIRO_Lferr_CH_V1, whole genome shotgun sequence genome, TGTATTAGTTTTGAAATATTGCTCCCAATTGTATGTTTGCTATAGAACACACTGTGCCGCAAATCCTTCTTTTAATATATCCATAGCTTTGGAAATGCTTCTGCCGGGGCTGCTTGGTGAGCGTTAATTGCGCTCCTGCAACATCTACCTTAATAACGGTTAATcattatagaaagaaaaagcaTCAGTAAAAGGATTTCTTCCTCAtgcaaataaaaaacaaaattatgcTACTATATGTTCTCCCTCATAGTGCTTTTACGAGCTAAAAGCCTTGAGAAAGATTTTAAtctcaaatatatacaaaataacaAGCAGTTTAAAGAAGTAAAACAGTACATGAATACACTtcctcattttttcttttccagcTTTCATTCTCCCATTGGATGTAGTATCTTCTCTGTAGATATTTGCCTCCTCTTATCATTTAATTACATTTAACATGCTTATATGACTTTGTAGGAGCACTTCTTCCTGGAGAAATAGCAGTAGCCAGTACTGCAATGCAATCAGAGGCAGAGCTAGGATTCGAAATTTGCGGGTTCGGGGctctaattctttaaagttattgagttcttaattaataatttgtacatatttgacaaaaaatttaatacatatacatggtTCGTGATAAAAATCGGTTCTACCGAACTCACACATAGGCTGGTCTCCGCCCCTGAATGCAATATGTTCGCTCGGCATTATTAAGGTGAAATTCATTAATTTTGTGTTCATTTCCTCATATATCCTTCCCTTTAGTATTTCTTGAAATAATTCATCCTAGTAAATGTGAAGATGATTAGAAAGTATCTTGTCTAATTTACTTGATCGACGTTTCTATTAGGTATGGTTCTTGCCTTTTACCATCATAAATGTTTAATGCAGCTCTACTGGCCATGATTAAACCATATTAAAGGCTGCTTTTTTTGCTTTATCTGCATACTTGTCTTTCTGGAAAGGAGAAGGCAGCAAAACACTAAGAAAATGTGTTTCATCCTAAATGTCATTATCCAGCACAACACTACTGCTGAAGAACAAGTTTCCCCCATTGACGAAAATGAATTTCGAATACTTGTATcattaatttgggatttttttGAGTATTTATAACATCTTATTATACGTTCTATTGTACAAACGTACTTTGGTCTTCAAAAAATAAAGAGTTTGAGAAGATCTTTGACAATTTCATAAAGTTTTGCTTTCCACTGCTTTTTGTAGTAATGCACCTTTCACATTCTCcgaaaaatgaaatattaaggatctCAGTAGAAGTACAATATAAGTCATTGGGCCTGCGCTTAGCATGGGCGCTTTGTCACTAGACTTCCTATATAACAAGTCACGGAGTGGCAGCTGAAGCAGGCTGCACTCCGTTGACATGCCAGCTTGCTGAGCTCGGGGTTATTTTTGGGATTCTGTAATTTTAGTgctttaaggggtcgtttggtgcatgtaTGTCTTTATATCCCAACACTAATTTTTTATCCACGTTTGGtagaaaggtataaatttatcccgaATAAATTTATACGCTCAGACTAaacaaaagataaaatatatCACGTATAGCATGTTTAGATATAATCAAAGATATCCATTTATCATGactattttataccaaaatagatggtataaaataatcccaaagaTATGGCAATTAATCCGTtggccatgcaccaaacgaccactaaggGTATTGTACTATATTGCTGCTTGAGTATATTTTTTCATCGTTTTACAAGAAAGCAGCTCCTTTTCAGTTTAATTACTTTCTGTACCAGCCGAAAGTTATAGTACTGTGGGCCCCATTTCACACTTACAATTTTAGTTTTCCTGCACTTGAGGCCCCCaatatattttccaacttcatcagcACTAGTTACTTAGGTTTTTCCTTACCTTGCTTGTTTTAAATATTGAACACGAGGTATATTCAAATTTATGAAGGTACTTGCTTCTACTGATGCTTTATTACTATGTGAATTTTTGATATATGTACCtatgttttagttttaaaattaaattataacaGATTGATTAGTATCCGACTAACTTTCGGATGAGTGatatgtttttaatttgttCAGCTCTAAAACAAGCTTTAAATGTGGGATTCTCCTAAGGAAAGGAGTGTAGTAATGTTTTAGCTTGAAAGTTAGTAGGCTGATTTATGTAATAGTATAtgttttctcttcaattttatTGCATATTGGAACACTTCCAACTTTACCGTTGTCTCGACTTATTGTTGTTCCAGGACTAAACCTGAAGGATGACGTCCGATGAGTAGTCACATGGATTTTATAATGGGGACCCAGAGACACCGACTCCGGAAgtgaagttaaaaaaaaaataaccaccaacttttgaaagaaaatctgatttaaAACTCCTAGCTAAAAAGCaaaaataatagtagtaattgcatttgtatacgggtaaaaccgaggatacAGGCACGCTCGGTTTTCCGTTGTCATGGCTATGCTCGGGTGAATCCCGAAGCCACCTCGCTGAGACGAGGTCTCGAGCTCGGGCGTCGAGCGATAAATTTGGGTGATTTTTTGCCTTACNNNNNNNNNNNNNNNNNNNNNNNNNNNNNNNNNNNNNNNNNNNNNNNNNNNNNNNNNNNNNNNNNNNNNNNNNNNNNNNNNNNNNNNNNNNNNNNNNNNNTAATATATAAGTAcctaatttcttcaatttttctatatattcaaGCGTACGAGTgttctttatattatttttaaaatatcaaaagtCCCTAATACATTTTcgaataaatattatttacattaattaatattatttatgaataatatttaaataatagttAAAGATGAAAGGAGCTACATATATAAGACCAAAGgtatttaataaatattatttcttttagttttacaataattaatattattgatgaataatatttaaattacaATGAAAGGTGCGAGGAGTCACACAACTGATAAGACCAAAGGTCTTCAATAAACATTAGTAATTTTATGATAATtaatgaagtttttttttttttttaaaaatggtaATATATAGTACATCTACGTATTATGAAGAGGACTGCACCTCGAATACTCTACAAGCTACAAATTTTGTGATGCTTTAATTCAGATTTGTTtcactattttaatttttcatatgtATTTGGGTATACAATTGTGCTTAGATTGTCGTGGTATGCATATCTTACATTacatatttgtttattttttgtactatggatttttttatatttcgcGCGGATAAGTTAACTAGTAATTGaaagaaatgagagaaaaagtaaaaaaaaaaaaggagaaaaaagataaatattaatggagaccatagagaggtgccacatcatcttgtttatgcctagctttataaccttatctatgcctagctttatattatatatagatatcaCCATTAGCAACAAATTAAAGTGCTTCTTTATTCTTACATCTCttttttaaccttttctttattatttatttatttttggtattGGTACAATAGCCTCAAGCtttttttaattgtcttttACACCCACTACAGTTACTCCAAGAATAGAATCCGTAATCCCTTTGTGTTCTTCAATTTTGCCCATTTGGCTTACCTATACTTATCGAGTAGATTATATAATTATTTGACTAGGTTCAACCTGTGTCCCTTTGATTGCTTCAGTTTCGCCATTGTGCTTCTTTTTGGATATATTTGCATAAAATATAATTTGACTAGGTTCTAACAGCCtaaactttttaatttattataaaataaaaaatagtatcTTCAAAAACAAGAGTGAACTTCCTTGAGAAAACAGAAAGAACCTGGTCATTAACCATGGACACAATTCATGATCTTTTTTCCTTGTTATTCGCCATGACGGTGAAAGCAAGGAAATTTTAGAAAATGACTGTTTTTACAATTATTACATTATTCCATGAATATTTGCCGGCCAAAGGTACAAAGAGAATTAAAACTTCTCTAACAGTTTTAATTTAccatttcctttcctttttttttatttgtcataatacttcatttattagtcatatcatcatcttcttctagTACTTTGCATTCTCCCTTTAGTTATCATCACCACTATTATTCAACACAAAACGTTAAGAATTTTGTGAGATTCGCGTCGTGAAGAGACCATAATGGGGTGTGTTCAAGGCAAGGGTTATGATTTCTCTCCAAAGAGACTTGAGAGGATGAAAGTTAATAATGGTTATGTCAAAGGAAGTAGAGTTGAAAAGCAACACATGCAaaaacgacaacaacaacaaacgaGGGATTTGGATCGAGTTCGAGAACAAGAAGGGATCAATGGGAGGATTAATCATGTGgttgaagaagagaagagaattATTGGTATAAATCAAAAGGAGAAGATCAAAGGAAGGGATGGAATTGGAAACGGAGTGGCAGTTAGAATAGGAAATGATAATTCACAAAGAGGTACAAGTGGTAATGGTAGGAAAATAGGAGGAGATGAATTGGTGGATGGATGGCCAAAATGGCTTGTTGATAATATTCGTAAAGAGGTTTTGGTTGGTTTAGTTCCAAAGACTGCTGATTCATATGATAAGCTTGCTAAGGTAAGCTCCAACTCCCTATCCAGGATTTAAATTTGACGGATTCAATACTTAATATAACGACATTTTTATTGTAAATTTGCGCTTCAGCATTAAAAGGGTATCTCGGTGCACGAAGCATCCATGTTGACACAGGATACCTGATTCTATATCTCAAACTTGTGACTTATATGTCACACGGACACAACTTTACTATTGCTCTAAAGCTCCCCTTCACTGCACTTCAACATTATGAGTTCAAATATATtcgttaaattttttataatttatacaTAAATGTTTATACTTCATACAGAAAACGTTGGATTCAGTTGAACCCACGGTAGACATGCTACACCCGCCTACGACCCTCTGCCCTTCCCTTTTGCTAAGGAAAAGTAAAATGCGTTTGCTTTAATTCAATGACGATACTAAACCGTAAATAGAAAAAATCGTGATTGTACATACTCCGTATTACATATTTTATGAAACTTTTTCAGGATTTTTGCCTTTGTGCATGACACATGATATTGTTTTCTTAGTACATGTTTGATCAAGCTGATCAAAACAATAAGCATGATTTGCATTATATATGTACCAAATCATGAATACAATTAAATTAATCcattttcgtttttttcttttcaggtAGGGCAAGGGACATATAGCAATGTGTATAAAGCTAAAGATAGGAAGACTGGGAAAATAGTAGCCTTAAAGAAGGTTAGATTTGATACATCTGAACCAGAGAGTGTGAAGTTCATGGCAAGAGAGATCATAATATTGAAGAGACTTGATCATCCAAATATTATCAAGCTTGAAGGATTAGCCACATCAAGAATGCAATATAGTCTTTATTTGGTTTTTGACTTCATGGAATCTGATTTAACTAAACTTATCAATCGCACTGAAGGAAGGCTCACTGAGCCTCAGGTAGTCACTTATTTGCTTTCCTCATTTTctataaaaaaattttttaaaacaattgcTCAATTTAGTGGAATCGTGTGGTAATATTGACTTtccaattattttattatttttctcgtTATGCTTGGTACTGGAGACATATATTTAAGGGTGAAAGGATCTCATCCATCCCACCATACACTTTGATGGTAAAAAAACGTTAAAAGAAACCTACTCGTTGAAGCATCAATATCTCTCTCTGAACTTattacttttttatatattttttatgtaaatataagGTTATTTAAATTGAGTTTAACTTGTATACACTATTGATGTTAAATTATATGATTATGTCATTTAAAAGACAACATGTAATCATTCAACAAAAGCAGGATTAGTTCCTGAAAAATAAGGTAATGTTTACACGGTATAACAAGTTATGATACACtaataatgtaaaaattattatttacacTATCAGTGTACATAAGTTAAATTCATTTATGTTTAATGACAGATTTGCTACCAATTTAACAGATGGTACAATCATCGTTTCTTAACTATGACaagttattttaaaatataagggTAAATTGCAACTTCCCATCCATTATGCGTCTCTTTGAATATTAGTGTATCTTTGCAATTTTATTGAAGCTGAGTCCAAACATGGAGGTCATATTTAGGTTAATTGATCAACAAGGTGTAGTTTGagttaaaacaaaaacaatcaGATAAAAATTATATACTAGATATTTGATggagaccttttttttttcttttcttgtaatTATATCTTCAGATTAAACCTAATAAAGTGATTTACATACACCTTTGCAGGTAAAACGTTACATGGAGCAATTGCTCTCTGGACTTCTACATTGCCATGAGAGAGGAATATTGCATAGGGATATTAAGGGGTCAAATTTGCTAATAGACAAAAATGGGGTGCTCAAAATTGCTGATTTTGGACTTGCAAACTTTTACCAAACAAAGACAAAGAGGCCCCTAACAAGTAGAGTTGTGACACTTTGGTACAGAGCACCAGAGCTACTTTTTGGTTCCACTGATTATAGTGTTGGGATTGATCTTTGGAGTGCTGGTTGCCTTTTGGCTGAAATGTTTGTTGGAAGGCCTATTATGCCTGGTAGGAATGAGGtaaaacaatattttttaaattgtttttattattgaAATGTTAATCTTCTAGGAAATTCAATAATAGAAAGTTGAAAATTAATGATTTTGCTTTAAGAAAAGGTCCAAATTTAACGTTAGGTTATCTGAAATTTGCTCAATTCTGCCTTCCGTTTCACTTTTGGTTCGTTCGTCTCTTTGCTATTAGCAAACCATCTTATACTTGCCTTTATTACTAATGAAGCTTCAACATGGAATGGGTGGCTTCAAGCATACaaattcttcaagaaaaaaaaaaattaaagatccaAATTTACCCCTCACCTTTTGGCTATGGTTTAATTACTCATGGATTAGAGCTCTGTTCGAGTAAAGGGTAAAAAACGTTACCGAAATGTGCCTGGGGTTAAGAACAATGACAAAATTGCCTTTTGTCTGTGCTTTATGCTTGGAAAGTCAGTTTCGAACTATTTTACGATTCTAGAGGACCTTAAACAAGAAGAGGCAAAGATGTCATATCTGGACACCACTGCACCGAAAGAGATTGCTCAGGATTAATATTTGGCTACCAatttggtttggaagaataggACTTCGGATTCCAGACCTACTATACCCGAAAAAAAGTTTCAACTATTGATATAGCCTCTTGTCGATAGTACTAGTATTTTCGCTAAGTCTCGGCACTTCTTTAGTTGTCATCCCCTATTTGCTCATTCGTAGTTACTACTACAAAAAA contains:
- the LOC132061143 gene encoding probable serine/threonine-protein kinase At1g54610, with the translated sequence MGCVQGKGYDFSPKRLERMKVNNGYVKGSRVEKQHMQKRQQQQTRDLDRVREQEGINGRINHVVEEEKRIIGINQKEKIKGRDGIGNGVAVRIGNDNSQRGTSGNGRKIGGDELVDGWPKWLVDNIRKEVLVGLVPKTADSYDKLAKVGQGTYSNVYKAKDRKTGKIVALKKVRFDTSEPESVKFMAREIIILKRLDHPNIIKLEGLATSRMQYSLYLVFDFMESDLTKLINRTEGRLTEPQVKRYMEQLLSGLLHCHERGILHRDIKGSNLLIDKNGVLKIADFGLANFYQTKTKRPLTSRVVTLWYRAPELLFGSTDYSVGIDLWSAGCLLAEMFVGRPIMPGRNEVEQLHKIFKLCGSPPEEYWKKVKPPTTFRPPQQKPSFGQAFPSLPHSAFPLLYTLLSVEPHFRGTAATALQNEFFTTSPLACGLSELPVIKVEEDGPPQSIDITRRKKSSKGKRVRKNREGNRKLLSNISEHSTEEKQGESSNKSQEIGTHSGASSSTSFSLSIKSSMNNQSPPPSPTPSFKFRNINQSAKTEAHPNALKNIKNYPILLASITEAAKHYEDNRLSLNRRSISNIDFRNHHDLMDHKISKLFGLEDTN